TTATATTATTTAAATTTTCTTTTCCTTTAATATTTGCATCTAATAGCTTATGTCCACCTGCAAAAATTATATATCCTCCAATAGTTCCTCCAAGTAAAGTTAATAATGAGAAACTTAAATCTCCATAAGACTCTGGAAATACAGCACTATAAGCTGCTTGTGAAATCGGTGGTTTGCTTTCTAAAGCTACATAAGATATTACTAAAATCATTAAAACACCTAGTATTTTAGTAAATTTATCTATAATCCTTCCTGCATCTTTTGAAATAAAAATTAATGCCCCCACTCCCCCAGCTAATAATGCTGAGTATGTAAGATCAATTCCAAATAACACATTTAACCCTAAGGCTGCTCCTCCTACATTCCCTATATTAAAAGCAAAACCTCCTAAAACAATTAATGTTGCTATTAAATACCCTAATCCCGGAACAATTTTATTTGCTAAATCTTGTCCTCTCAAGCCAGAAACTCCAATAATTCTAGAAATATTCAATTGAACTATTAAAGTTATAACTATAGAAACTAAAATAGAAAATGCAAAATTAGCCTTAAATTGCTCTGTAAAAATTGATGCTTGAGTTAAAAAGCCCGGTCCTACTGCAGACATCGCCATTAAAAAAGCGGCACCTAAAACAGCACCACCACTCTTTGAACTCATATTATTTTTCATAAAAAAATCCCTCCGTAAATTGTAACAAAATAACTTGCTCAGTTATTATATACCTTTGTTACTTCTTTTACTAGAGGGTATTTTAATTATTTTTTATATTACATATATCTTAATTTTAAATATATTCCTGCTACCACTAAAGTTTGTATCGCTATTAACGCACCAAACTTTAAGAATTTCACAAAATCTATTTTACATCCTGATTTTCCTGCTACACCAACTGCTACTACGTTTGTTGCAGAACCAAGAATAGAGATGTTTCCACCTAAACATGAACCAAAAGATAATGCCCACCAAAGTGCATCTGTATGAACCCCTTTAAATGTAGGAGCCATAACATCTATTATTTTTGAAACTGTTGCAGCGTTAGCAACGTTTCCTATTACTGATGTAAATAATGCTGATAAAGTCATAATAGACATTGTTGCAAACTCAAAGTTTCCTTTAGTTACTGCAATCATTTTGTCACTTACCATGTCGATAACATTTATTTTTTCAATTCCTAATACCATCATAAATAATCCAATAAAGAAGAACAGAGTATCCCACTCTACGTGCTTAAATATATCTGCTGGTTTTCTTTTTGCTATTGTTACAAGTAAAAATGCTCCACTTAAAGAGATTATTGCTAGACCTTTATTTATAAAGTTATTTAATACAAATCCAAGAATTACTAGCGCAAATATTGTTCCTGCTTCTCTTAATAGTTTCTTATCTTTCAAACTTCTACTTGGGTTCATCTCCATAATTCTAGCTTTTAACTCTGTTGAAACATGGAAATCTTTTCCATAGATGAAGTAAACATTTGCTAGTAATATTACCATTGATATTATTGCAACTGGTGATGTATTAAATAAAAATTCGTTAAATCCTAATCCACTTTCATGACCTATGATTAGTTGAGTTGGGTCACCTATTAGTGTTGCTGTTCCACCAATATTTGCTGCCATTATCTCTGTTATTACAAATGGGAATGGGTTTAACTTTAACTCTCCCGCTAGTAATATTGATATTGGTGCCATTAGTAGAATTGTTGTTACGTTATCTAAAAACGCTGAACAAACTGCTGTCACTATTGCTAGGAAAACAATAAGTAAAAATGGTTCTCCTCTAACAAACTTTGCTAATGTAATAGCAAACCACTGGAACACTCCTGTTTCAGATATCAAATGAACTATTATCATCATACCAATTAATAAAAATAAAATCTCTAATCTACTTGCTACAGCGTGTAATGCTTGCTCTTCATTAAAAATACCTACCATTGACATTGCTAATCCACCTAGCATCGTTGCCCATGCACCAGGTACCTTTTCTGTTATGATACAATAGAACACTGCTATAAAAATACCAAGCCCTAATATTAAGCTTAACATAAATCTTCACTTCCTTCTTATATATGTAATATTTTTCTTATAATATCTGATCTTAAAATAATTCCAAGATACTTTCCACTTTCAACAACATATATTCTCGTAACACCACGGTTCATAAATAAATATGATACTTCCATTAATGAAGCTTCTCTATCAACTGTTACAACTCCCTCTCTTCTATAAAGTTCTTCGATTGTTGTTGTTTTTTCATTTATTAGATAGTTTTCAAATGGCTCTCCCACAGTCATGAAGTTTAAGTCATTTAAAATAGTTGTGTATTTAGGCATTCCAAATGAGATTAACTCTCTTTCTGTTATCTCTCCCAAAAAGTTATTATTCTTATCTACTACAGGAATTCCACTAACCTTTTCCATTATTATTATTTTTGCAATGTCCTCTAATGTATTAGTTTCTTTTACTGGTTTTGGCACATTAGTCATTAAATCTTCAGCTGTAATATTATGATCTACCTCAATATTTGCAGCTTCTAATATTTTTATCGTTTCAATTGGATTTTTTTCTTCAATTATTCTATCTAAAATAACTTTATTTTTCATAGCTAATTTAGATATTCCTGACATTATCTTTAGTATTTTTTTACCTTTTAAAACATCAGCTATTACAAGAATAACTATTTTTAGCTCTTCCTCTTTGTTATCAAGTGTTTTTACCATAACTGGTTTTTCTGGAAATCCTATTGCTACTAAAATATCATCATAATGCTCTAATCTTGCGTGTGGAATGGCTACCCCATGTCCTAAGTAAGTTGATGCTTCTTCTTCTCTTTTTAACACGGCTTTTTTCATGATAGCCTTTTCATTTTTTAATGATTTGTTATTTTCAACAAGTTGATCTAAAAGATTTTCTATCAATTCATTGATATTATTCCCTTTTATGTTTGGAATAATTACTTTTTCCGATAGATAGCTAGACAGCTTCATTGGAACACCTCCGTTTTTTTACACTTATTTATCTTTTGTTCATTTTTAGTATAGCACATTTTTCCAAAAAGTAAATACTTTTTGAATCGTGAGTCAACTTTTTTTTTAATTTTTTGAAGGAACCCTCTTTTCTTCTTAGTATAATAGATTGAAAAAATAACTTATTTTAAAAGGAGAGATTTATATGAAAAAATTATTAGCTATGTTAGCTTTATCTTTAGCAATGGTTGCTTGTGGAGAGAAACAAGATACAACTCCAAATGATCCTAATCCCCCAGTACAAACTACTGATCTTGCTCAACCAGCTCAGACTACTGATTCTCAAGCAGCAGATAACGCTAATCAACCAGTTGAAGCTATTGAAGAAACTGTTGTAGAAGAAGTTACTCCTGCTACTCCTGCAGAGATTAAAGCTGCTGAAGAAGCTGCTGGTAAAAATCCTGTTCAAGCTGTAGAAGAAACTGTTGAAGAACAAGTTCAAACTGTAACACCAGATTCAAATACTAAAACTGCTCAATAATAATAAAAAATACAGGTCTCTATTAAGAGCCTGTATTTTTTTTTGTTAACTTCTTTATAAATTCCAGGTCTTCTATAGGTTTACTAAAAATATATCCTTGTCCAATATCAACATTCGCTTTTTCTAAAAATTCTAGTTGTAACTTTGTTTCTATTCCTTCTGATACAATTTTAAGATTTAAATCCTTTATAAGTCCTACTAAAGCCATATATATATTCGATGCAACTAAATCTCCTTTAGTTCCTATAGCATCTAAAATACCTTTATCAAATTTTATTACATCTAAAGGTATTAGTGGTAATAAACTTACAGTGGAGTGTCCTGCTGTAAAGTCATCCATTGAAAATGATATGTTTATTTTTTTTAATTCATTTATTTTTTCCAAAGTTGTTTTTAAATTTGTTGAAAATATAGACTCTGTTATTTCAATCTCCATATAGTCCCCTGAAATACCATTTTCTTTTAGTAAATTTTTAATTACAGACACTACATCATCTCTTTCAAGAGATTTCATAGATAGATTAAAAGACATTTTAAAATTATCGTTTATATAGCCATTTTCTTTTAAATTTTTTACAAAATTTATAGCATCACTTGCTATTTTATAATCAATTAAATGTATTAAATTAATCTCTTCTGCAATTGGTATAAACTCTCCAGGTGATATAAAACCTAACTTTTCATCACTCCATCTCGCTAAAGCTTCTGCTCCAATAATTTCCTTACTTTTTATACTAAATTTTGGTTGATATACGCCATATAACCCTTTTAAATTTTTATTTCTTAATAGTGATTTTATCGAATACTCTCTCTCTTTTTTCTTTATTAAATCCTCAGTAGCTTCAATATAATAAAAATTATTTTTTTTCTTTACATCTTCCATAGCCATATACCCATATTTAAAAGCAGTTTCTAAATCTTTATTATTGTTTTTATAAAAACCAATACTTAAATCTACTTGATAACTTAATTTTAAAGAGTGCATCTCTTTTTTTAATCGTTCTAACCTTTCAATTAAAAATTCATCTTCACTAAAAATATAAAACTCATCTCCTGAAACTCTAAAAATATTTTGATTTTTAAATATTCTTTTTAGTTTATCTGCTACAATTCTTAGTATATCATCTCCTGAGCTTTGACCATATTTATCATTTAGCTCTTTAAAATTATTGATATCTACTACTACGGCAAATCCCTTCATATCTTTTTTTTCATTAATAAAATTCAAGAATTCAATTCTATTTGGAAGAGTTGTAATTAAATCTTTTTTTAGTTCTTTTGTCATTTTGTGATTTAAAAGTATTTTATAAATAGAGATCATTACGAATATTGTAGAAATAGCTAACAATAAATACAGTATCTTATTTGTTAATTGAAAGTGCTGATACTCATTAAAAGCTTCTTGCTTTTTCATTATATCTGCTTCTTCTTCTAACTTTTTTAAACTTAATCCATTTTTTATACCTTTATTTATTATCTTTTTTAATATCTCATCGCTTTTATATAACCCTAAAGATATTGGAATCTCCATAAATTCATCAACTTTAAACTTACTTGTATCCATTTTATTAATATCAAATAAAAAAGCTGCATTTATTATATAACTATTCAATGCTTTTTCTAATTCATCATAACTTTTAAAAAATAAAATATCGTTTTTCAAATAATATTCTTGTACAAAACTCTCCTCTATTGATCCTCTTACTACTCCTATCTTAGTATTATGTGAGAAAAAACTAGAGACTTTATATAATGTTGGCTTATATATTGGTTCTGTAAAGATTATATCATCATTCCATTCTTTATTTTCTGGTAATGGGACTACTCGAATTTTTTTCTTTAAAAAATCATTATATATATTATTCCAATTATTATTTCGATCATTTATTATTTTAAAATTTATGCCTGTTCTTTTAGAAAATTTTTCTATAAAAAACGGAATAACACCTACAAATCTTTTTAAATCTTTTGAATAATAGCTTAATGTATTATTTGGTTCTAAAGCTATTGTAACTTGAGAAAGATTATTCAAGTACTCTCTCTCCTCTAGTGTTAACGATTCTAAAAACTTATTTTTATATATTACATTAGATTGCTTTTCTAAATATTTTGTAATATCACCTTGATATTTCTCTAAAAGAGCATTATTTACTATTGCTGCTAAATCATTTAATCTCTTTTGTAATCCTATTGATATATCCGGAAGATAACCAATTTTAATAATATTTTCCCATCCTCTTATATTATATTTAGATGTTAAAAATATTTTATCTTGCTCTAAAAAGCTATCTTCAACTTCAACTATATTAACTTTTATATCATTGCCTCTTAAAAATTTTTTCAAATATCCTGTATAAATTGAATTTTTAGTAACATAAATATCTTTTTCATTTAAATTTTTCAAATTTTTTAAATCATATTTTTCTGTATTTGAAGTAGCTAAATAGATTGAGTCATCATACAAAGGTAGACTAAATACACTGTTTTCTTTTCTTTCCTCACTTTGAGTAACAGACCCTAAAATATCAATCTCTTTTCTATTGTACATTGCTAGTAATTCACTCCAATTCCCTTTTACTATTTGTACATTCAAACCTAAATAATTTTTAAATAAATCCTCTATTATAGTGTTTAATGATTGATTATCTATAATAGTATTGTCAAAATCTGATGTTTTTAAACCTAAAACTAGTTGATGTTCTCTATAACTTTCTAGAACTTTTTCCTCTTTAATATTTTTAGGTATATAACCAGCAGCTAATAAAATTTGAGTCAAAAGAAAACACAATATAAAAACCTTTAGCATCCATCCTCCCACTTTTTTATAAATAGACTTTTATTATATCAAATCCTACTAAAAGGGTCAATTTAATACTCTGGTTTCTACTAATGTTTTTTACCAGCTTCCGCCTCCACCTCCACCAGCTCCACCTCCTGATGAACCTCCACCCATAGATGAACTACCTCCACCAAAATTACTTGGAGCCTTTGGAGCGGATAACATTGTATCATTAAAAGCAGACAAAGAGTTATTAAAGCTTCCCATGAAAGCACCTAATACAAATGCATTCCCCATACTAGAACCGCCGTACCACTGAGGAGGTTCAACTACAAGATCTTTAAATTTATCTGCCCAAATACTACTAACTCCTAATACAATTGTATAAGGAAGTATATTATAAAAATAACTTGGATTTTCTTCTAATAACATCTCTAATTTTCTTTTCTCTGCTGTTTCTAAAAATCTTTTAAAGCCGAGTATTTTTCCTAAAATTTCGTTTCCGTATTGTGTTCTACTTTTTATTTTACCACTTATAGCTAAGGTCACTAATACTGATAACCCACCTAATATAATAGTGATTGCTGTATCTATTCCTGCACTTGTACCAAAATAATAAAAGTATCCAAAACTAGCAGCTATTATGAATAAAATAGATGTTCTAACACTCCCACCAGCTCTTAAGCTTTTAGAGCTATATAAAGTTTTTTTACTCATAATTAAATCTATCTCTAAAATTTCTGCTGCTTTATCAATGTGTTTATAAAATCTGTTTCTTAAATCTTTAATATTTAATTTATTTGATGAATTCTTATAAGCAGATAGAGCATTGTACATATATTTTTCAAACTCTTTTTCTGTTTCTATTTTATCTTTTAAGAATTCTATTTCAAATTCATCCTTTGTAAATAACCCACCTTTTTTCAACTCATTAACTTTTAAATAACCTTTATTAGCCCAATAAAAAATTAAACTTGTTAAATCTTTAGAATGTATAATTCCATCTATATAATATCCTATTTCTGTTGGTGTAAGATTATCAGGAGGATAAAATTCAACCGTTTGAATAACACTATCTCTATCTTTATATTTTTTTAAAAGTCCAAATGCCATTCCTGGAATAAGAAGGTATATTAGATATAAAACACCCTTAAATATATAATAAGTTATTTTTTGATCTCTAAAATCAAAATATCCCTCTGGCAACGGCAAAGCTATCGTTACGCTCTCCTTTGGATTTAAATCTACTGTTGTATAACCACTTATTATGTTTCCATTTACGTTCCATTTAACCCCATTAGTATCTGTACTACCATACTTTCCTAGAGTAAAATTCACTTTATTACTATCAAAACTTTTAGGTAGTTCTATAGTAAACTCAACCTTTTTTATAGTCGTATCCCAATCATTTCCAATTAGATTATAATAAACTTCATCATAACTAGAGTTTCTATCCCAACCTATATTATAGGTATATTTTATTATATAATCTTTTATTCCTGTCAAATATCTATTTGGATCTCCTAATCTCAAGTAGATATAATTCCCTTCATCTTTTGCAACAGTTTGAACATTCGTCTTTATATTTGTAACCTTTATCTCTTTTCCATTAAACTCCTCTGGAATTATTCTATATATTCCTCGTCTTGGCTGTAAAAAATCCACTCTTATATTTTCATCAACACTGTAGATATTTTTATCATCTATTTTTACATTTACTTTATAGTTATCAATTATATATCCTGCATCTGCAAAAATAGTTGTAACTAAAAGAAAAAATAGACTAAAACTGAACTTTAACATTTTGTCTTTCCTCTTCATTTTCAACTTTAAAGAATGGATATTTCTTAAATCCAAAGTTATTAGCCACTATAACACTTGGAAATGTTTCACACATTGTATTATAAACTCTAACACTACCATTATAATATTTTCTTGCTTGTAAAATATCTTCCTCTATTGCTACTAATTCACTTTGTAACTTCATAAAGTTTTCATTTGCTTTTAATTCAGGATAATTTTCTGTTAAAGCAAATAATTTTCCTAAAGCACCTGTTATCATATTTTCATTTTCTATTTTTTCTTCTGGAGTTGTAGCGGTCATATATTTGTTTCTTGCTGCTACTACAGCCTCTAATGTACTACCTTCATAATTTTTATATCCCTTTACAGTTTCTACTAAATTTGGTATTAAGTCATATCTCTTCTTTAAGTATGCATCAATTGTTGAAAAAGCCTCATCCACAAAGTTTCTTTCTTTAACTAACTTATTGTACACTCCTATAATATAACCAATTAAAATAACTAACAAAACGATAAATACTATTCCTAAAATCATAACTTCCTCCCTATTATTTTTTTCTTTTATGTATTATACTATATTTATTTTTAAATCCTTATGAAAACTTTTTATCTGGAGGCTTTTTGCATGAAGAAAAAGATTTTTACATTTTTAGGTTTCCTATTTTTAGGATTTGGTATCATTGGAGCATTTTTACCTATAATTCCAACTGTGCCTTTTATATTAGTTGCTGCGTATTTTTTTGAAAAAAGTTCAGAGAAATTCTATAACTGGTTGCTTAATAATAAATATTTTGGTGAGCATTTAAAAGATTATAGAGTTAATAAGGGAATTACTAAAAAAAATAAGATTATTGCTATATTATCCACAATTTTTGGGATGACATTAGGAATGTTTTTTATGCCCTTTATCATTGGTAAAATTTTACTTTTACTTATCCTTGTAGGTGTTATTTTTCATATTATAAATGTTGAAACAATAAAAAAATAGATTATAGCGATTAACTCACTATAACCTATTTCATTAACTTCCTATAAACATTTGTGTCCAGATATTATTTCCATATTCATCTCTTGAGACTCCCATCTCTTTAAATCTTGGATTTAAAATATTTTTTCTATGTCCTGGAGAATCCATCCATGATTTCATAACATATTCTGGTGTATTTTGACCTTTTGCTATATTCTCTCCAGCAGTCATATAATCTACACTATGCTTTTTCATTAAATCAAAAGGTGTCCCGTAAACAGGAGAGTTATGACTAAAGTATCTATTTTTATACATATCATCAGATTTTATTTTAGCTAGTTTATTTAATTTTGAATTTAACTTCATAGGACTTAATCCTCTACTAACTCTTTCCCTATTAACTAATTTTAAAATAACCTTTTGATCCTCATTAGCTCCAAAAACCAATGTTCCTAAAAGAAAAACCATTATTCCTAGTAATTTTTTCAATTTTGCCTCCTTATTATAGTTTTCTATAATATATCTTAGCAAAATCTCTTTTATATCTCCAAATTTATTTTTCTTCTAATTGAGTTTTTACATAGTTTGGTAAAGCAAATGTCGCTCTTTGAATATCAGTATTATAGTATCTAGTTTGAATATTTAACTTATTCCATTCTTCAATTTTACAATCTAAAGTTGGATTATATTTTTTTGATGCAAATCCAAATAACCAATGTCCTGATGCATATGTTGGTTGATGAAACTGATAAACTTTTGCTATAGGAAATATTTTTTTGATCTTATTGTGAGCTTTTTTCATCTCTTGAGAATATCTTTCATAATATGGAGATTCGTGTTGATTTACTAAAATCCCATCGTTTTTTAAAACTCTATAACAATTTTTATAAAACTCAGTTGTAAAAAGACCCTCTCCTACAGATATTGGATCTGTTGAATCAACTAGTATTAAATCATACATTTCACTTGGACAATCTTCTACAAATTTTAAACCATCTTGATAATATAAGGTCACCCTTTTGTCTTCTAATTTATCTGCTGTAAATGGTAAAAATTTTTGAGATAATCTTACAACTCTTTCATCTATCTCAACCATATCTATTTTTTCTATAGTGGAGTATCTTGTAAGTTCTCTTACTGTACCTCCATCTCCGCCACCTATTACCAATACCCTTTTTATATTTAAATTTGTACACATTGGAACATGAGTTATCATCTCGTGATATATGAATTCATCTTTTTCAGTTATCATTATCATTCCATCAAGTGTAAAAAATCTTCCATATTCATTTGAAGTAAAGAAATCTATTTTTTGAAAAGGTGTTTCCTCTGAATATAAATGTTCTTTAACTTTAATAGAGAATCTTGTATTCTCTGACCATTTTTCTGTAAACCATAAATCTAACATGCTATTCCTCCTCTGGTTTAAAAGTTATTTTTCCTAGCTCTTTTTTTGAGTAATTTCTAATTTTATCTACCATTCCTCTTGGAACCTCTATTGACTCACTTCTATCAGATTTAAATACATCCTCTAAAAATTTAAAAGCTGTCCATGGATCTATCTTATCGCCACAAGTAAACACATCAACTGCTGCATAACCATACTCAGGCCAAGTATGAATTGCAAGATGAGATTCTGATATAATTACAGCTCCTGATACTCCATAAGGGTTAAAATGATGAAATACCGATTCAACTATTGTTGCATTAGCTATTTTTGCTGCTTCATTCATGTGTTCTTTTATTAAAGTAGGATTTTTTAATATTTCCTCATCACAGTTATAAAACTCAATTAAAATGTGTCTTCCAAGTGTTTCTAATTTCAATTTTCTCCTCCTAAAAACAGTATTTTAACAAAAAATTAAATTTAAATATTAAAATATTAAACTTTTGTTTAAAAAAATATATTTAAAATTTAATATTTTAAATATTGTATATATAATATCATCTCTTTATTTTTTGTCAATTGCTTTTTTATAAAAAAGAGAATATACTATATTATCGATAATTTAAGGAGAGATCTATATGGAAATCGGAAAAAAAATAAAAAGACTAAGACAAGAAAAATATCTTACTCAAGATGAACTAGCTAGTCGTTGTGAGTTATCAAAAGGATTTATATCACAAGTAGAACGAAACTTAACTTCTCCATCTATTGCAAATTTAGCTGATATCCTTGAAGGTCTTGGAACAAATTTAAAAGATTTCTTTAGTGATGATGGCGATGAAAAAATCGTTTTTGATGAAAATGATGCCTTTGAACTTACAGATTCTAAACTAAAATATAAAGTTGAATGGATTATACCTAATGCCCAAAAAAACCAAATGGAACCTATTTTATTAACTTTAGAAGAGGGTGGAAGATATAAAGAGGAAATTGCCCATGATGGACAAGAGTTTGGTTATGTTTTAAAGGGAGAAATTTTAATACATTTAGGTGATAAAGTTCATAAAGCTAAAAAAGGAGAAGCTTTTTATTATAGCTCTGGTAAAAATCACTATTTATCTAATTGCGGAAAAGGTAGTGCTAAAATTCTTTGGGTTTCAAATCCACCATCATTTTAAAATTAACATTTATAAAGATAGTTGTAATTTTTATGACTATCTTTTTTATTTGTAGAAAATTTTTATAACACTTTTCTCTTATTTTTTAAAATTTTTCATATTTTCTTTATCTTTTTTTTATGATATAAGTTAAGATGGGGGTGGTTCAAATCAATACAACAAATATTAATATTTTCACACTTTTTTCTCAAGGAAATTTTTCTTTAGAAGAGCTTTCTCTCTATTTAAATTTAGAGAAAAAATCTATTTACAAAAATATCAATTCTATCAACTCTTTTCTAAAGGATGAAAATCTTCCATTAATAACCTTAAA
This sequence is a window from Cetobacterium somerae ATCC BAA-474. Protein-coding genes within it:
- a CDS encoding ArsB/NhaD family transporter, with product MLSLILGLGIFIAVFYCIITEKVPGAWATMLGGLAMSMVGIFNEEQALHAVASRLEILFLLIGMMIIVHLISETGVFQWFAITLAKFVRGEPFLLIVFLAIVTAVCSAFLDNVTTILLMAPISILLAGELKLNPFPFVITEIMAANIGGTATLIGDPTQLIIGHESGLGFNEFLFNTSPVAIISMVILLANVYFIYGKDFHVSTELKARIMEMNPSRSLKDKKLLREAGTIFALVILGFVLNNFINKGLAIISLSGAFLLVTIAKRKPADIFKHVEWDTLFFFIGLFMMVLGIEKINVIDMVSDKMIAVTKGNFEFATMSIMTLSALFTSVIGNVANAATVSKIIDVMAPTFKGVHTDALWWALSFGSCLGGNISILGSATNVVAVGVAGKSGCKIDFVKFLKFGALIAIQTLVVAGIYLKLRYM
- a CDS encoding EAL domain-containing protein; this encodes MLKVFILCFLLTQILLAAGYIPKNIKEEKVLESYREHQLVLGLKTSDFDNTIIDNQSLNTIIEDLFKNYLGLNVQIVKGNWSELLAMYNRKEIDILGSVTQSEERKENSVFSLPLYDDSIYLATSNTEKYDLKNLKNLNEKDIYVTKNSIYTGYLKKFLRGNDIKVNIVEVEDSFLEQDKIFLTSKYNIRGWENIIKIGYLPDISIGLQKRLNDLAAIVNNALLEKYQGDITKYLEKQSNVIYKNKFLESLTLEEREYLNNLSQVTIALEPNNTLSYYSKDLKRFVGVIPFFIEKFSKRTGINFKIINDRNNNWNNIYNDFLKKKIRVVPLPENKEWNDDIIFTEPIYKPTLYKVSSFFSHNTKIGVVRGSIEESFVQEYYLKNDILFFKSYDELEKALNSYIINAAFLFDINKMDTSKFKVDEFMEIPISLGLYKSDEILKKIINKGIKNGLSLKKLEEEADIMKKQEAFNEYQHFQLTNKILYLLLAISTIFVMISIYKILLNHKMTKELKKDLITTLPNRIEFLNFINEKKDMKGFAVVVDINNFKELNDKYGQSSGDDILRIVADKLKRIFKNQNIFRVSGDEFYIFSEDEFLIERLERLKKEMHSLKLSYQVDLSIGFYKNNNKDLETAFKYGYMAMEDVKKKNNFYYIEATEDLIKKKEREYSIKSLLRNKNLKGLYGVYQPKFSIKSKEIIGAEALARWSDEKLGFISPGEFIPIAEEINLIHLIDYKIASDAINFVKNLKENGYINDNFKMSFNLSMKSLERDDVVSVIKNLLKENGISGDYMEIEITESIFSTNLKTTLEKINELKKINISFSMDDFTAGHSTVSLLPLIPLDVIKFDKGILDAIGTKGDLVASNIYMALVGLIKDLNLKIVSEGIETKLQLEFLEKANVDIGQGYIFSKPIEDLEFIKKLTKKNTGS
- a CDS encoding NRAMP family divalent metal transporter, whose product is MKNNMSSKSGGAVLGAAFLMAMSAVGPGFLTQASIFTEQFKANFAFSILVSIVITLIVQLNISRIIGVSGLRGQDLANKIVPGLGYLIATLIVLGGFAFNIGNVGGAALGLNVLFGIDLTYSALLAGGVGALIFISKDAGRIIDKFTKILGVLMILVISYVALESKPPISQAAYSAVFPESYGDLSFSLLTLLGGTIGGYIIFAGGHKLLDANIKGKENLNNINKSLLIGVSIASIIRIVLFLAVLGVVSTGATLNPENPPASAFMQGAGVVGYKIFGVVILASSLGTIVGAAYTSISFLKTLFPIVFQHEKGFIIGFILLSTFVMASIGKPVSLLLLAGALNGLILPITLGITLLASRKKEIVGDYRHSVILTIFGIAIVVIMGYEGIISLGSIAAIL
- a CDS encoding DUF2207 domain-containing protein, which translates into the protein MLKFSFSLFFLLVTTIFADAGYIIDNYKVNVKIDDKNIYSVDENIRVDFLQPRRGIYRIIPEEFNGKEIKVTNIKTNVQTVAKDEGNYIYLRLGDPNRYLTGIKDYIIKYTYNIGWDRNSSYDEVYYNLIGNDWDTTIKKVEFTIELPKSFDSNKVNFTLGKYGSTDTNGVKWNVNGNIISGYTTVDLNPKESVTIALPLPEGYFDFRDQKITYYIFKGVLYLIYLLIPGMAFGLLKKYKDRDSVIQTVEFYPPDNLTPTEIGYYIDGIIHSKDLTSLIFYWANKGYLKVNELKKGGLFTKDEFEIEFLKDKIETEKEFEKYMYNALSAYKNSSNKLNIKDLRNRFYKHIDKAAEILEIDLIMSKKTLYSSKSLRAGGSVRTSILFIIAASFGYFYYFGTSAGIDTAITIILGGLSVLVTLAISGKIKSRTQYGNEILGKILGFKRFLETAEKRKLEMLLEENPSYFYNILPYTIVLGVSSIWADKFKDLVVEPPQWYGGSSMGNAFVLGAFMGSFNNSLSAFNDTMLSAPKAPSNFGGGSSSMGGGSSGGGAGGGGGGSW
- the speE gene encoding polyamine aminopropyltransferase, giving the protein MLDLWFTEKWSENTRFSIKVKEHLYSEETPFQKIDFFTSNEYGRFFTLDGMIMITEKDEFIYHEMITHVPMCTNLNIKRVLVIGGGDGGTVRELTRYSTIEKIDMVEIDERVVRLSQKFLPFTADKLEDKRVTLYYQDGLKFVEDCPSEMYDLILVDSTDPISVGEGLFTTEFYKNCYRVLKNDGILVNQHESPYYERYSQEMKKAHNKIKKIFPIAKVYQFHQPTYASGHWLFGFASKKYNPTLDCKIEEWNKLNIQTRYYNTDIQRATFALPNYVKTQLEEK
- a CDS encoding CBS domain-containing protein; this encodes MKLSSYLSEKVIIPNIKGNNINELIENLLDQLVENNKSLKNEKAIMKKAVLKREEEASTYLGHGVAIPHARLEHYDDILVAIGFPEKPVMVKTLDNKEEELKIVILVIADVLKGKKILKIMSGISKLAMKNKVILDRIIEEKNPIETIKILEAANIEVDHNITAEDLMTNVPKPVKETNTLEDIAKIIIMEKVSGIPVVDKNNNFLGEITERELISFGMPKYTTILNDLNFMTVGEPFENYLINEKTTTIEELYRREGVVTVDREASLMEVSYLFMNRGVTRIYVVESGKYLGIILRSDIIRKILHI
- a CDS encoding YbaN family protein; this translates as MKKKIFTFLGFLFLGFGIIGAFLPIIPTVPFILVAAYFFEKSSEKFYNWLLNNKYFGEHLKDYRVNKGITKKNKIIAILSTIFGMTLGMFFMPFIIGKILLLLILVGVIFHIINVETIKK
- a CDS encoding LemA family protein, which translates into the protein MILGIVFIVLLVILIGYIIGVYNKLVKERNFVDEAFSTIDAYLKKRYDLIPNLVETVKGYKNYEGSTLEAVVAARNKYMTATTPEEKIENENMITGALGKLFALTENYPELKANENFMKLQSELVAIEEDILQARKYYNGSVRVYNTMCETFPSVIVANNFGFKKYPFFKVENEEERQNVKVQF
- a CDS encoding CAP domain-containing protein, translating into MKKLLGIMVFLLGTLVFGANEDQKVILKLVNRERVSRGLSPMKLNSKLNKLAKIKSDDMYKNRYFSHNSPVYGTPFDLMKKHSVDYMTAGENIAKGQNTPEYVMKSWMDSPGHRKNILNPRFKEMGVSRDEYGNNIWTQMFIGS